Proteins co-encoded in one Polynucleobacter sp. MWH-UH19D genomic window:
- the nadA gene encoding quinolinate synthase NadA, translating into MSTTVSTPISFDYPQQDSAGVTCTAQAWAKVPSHLAASEKAVVVNRIKQLLIEKDAALIAHYYVDGDIQDLALSTGGFVADSLEMARFGKNHSAKNLIVAGVRFMGETAKILSPEKRIFMPDLDATCSLDLGCDANDFAKFRALHPDRVVVVYANTSAAVKAQADWMVTSSCALAIVHQLKVDGKKILWAPDRHLGRYIQEQTGADMLLWNGACIVHDEFKAAELEILKTAHPDAKILVHPESPQAVVDLADVVGSTSAMIKAVVEGKATEYIVATDKGILHRMRQLAPNKKLIEAPTAGNSATCKSCAHCPWMAMNGLQGILNCLENASGEIFVNEPIRTQALGCIERMLDFTTNHPELLAKAQHGFVKNIGAA; encoded by the coding sequence ATGAGCACAACTGTTAGCACCCCCATTTCCTTTGATTACCCGCAGCAAGACTCTGCGGGAGTCACCTGTACTGCACAAGCTTGGGCTAAAGTTCCATCGCATCTAGCCGCCTCTGAAAAGGCAGTCGTCGTTAATCGCATTAAGCAACTATTGATCGAGAAAGATGCTGCTTTAATTGCCCACTACTATGTAGATGGTGATATTCAAGATTTAGCCTTATCAACGGGTGGATTTGTTGCCGACTCTTTAGAGATGGCACGCTTTGGTAAAAATCATTCAGCCAAAAATCTAATCGTTGCTGGTGTTCGATTTATGGGTGAAACGGCTAAAATTTTGAGCCCTGAGAAACGGATCTTCATGCCTGACCTTGACGCTACGTGCTCGCTTGATTTGGGTTGTGATGCTAATGATTTTGCAAAATTTCGAGCGTTACATCCAGATCGTGTAGTTGTGGTCTATGCGAATACCAGTGCTGCAGTGAAAGCTCAAGCTGATTGGATGGTCACTAGCTCTTGCGCACTTGCAATTGTTCATCAACTCAAAGTAGATGGCAAAAAAATTCTTTGGGCACCTGATCGCCATTTAGGTCGCTACATACAAGAGCAAACAGGTGCCGACATGTTGCTATGGAATGGGGCATGCATTGTCCATGATGAGTTTAAAGCGGCTGAATTGGAGATTCTGAAAACAGCCCATCCGGATGCCAAGATTCTAGTCCACCCAGAATCTCCGCAAGCAGTAGTTGATTTGGCCGATGTTGTAGGCTCAACTTCCGCCATGATCAAAGCTGTTGTGGAAGGTAAAGCCACTGAATACATCGTGGCGACCGATAAAGGTATCCTGCACCGCATGCGTCAATTAGCACCCAATAAGAAACTCATTGAAGCCCCTACCGCAGGAAATAGCGCCACCTGCAAAAGTTGTGCACACTGCCCATGGATGGCTATGAATGGTTTACAAGGCATTCTGAATTGTTTAGAAAATGCATCTGGAGAAATATTTGTAAATGAACCTATTCGCACTCAAGCCTTGGGCTGCATCGAACGCATGCTAGACTTCACTACCAATCACCCTGAATTATTAGCAAAAGCGCAACATGGTTTTGTCAAAAATATTGGCGCCGCTTAA
- the nadC gene encoding carboxylating nicotinate-nucleotide diphosphorylase: protein MFDHNETLEQARQRNIHDALMEDIGVCDWTAKLVPNKPVQAQLIVRQDAVLCGVDWFEGTLRRLDPKAKITWHYIEGDFMQADSKVCDINADSQALLSAERTCINFLQTLSWTATITRQYVEAISGASPNAKGCAVLDTRKTIPGLRQAQKYAVRIGGGQNQRLALWHGILIKENHIAAAGSVTAALKNALALNSGVDIQIEVENFSELEEALAAGAKSILIDNFTTDQMKEAVAIAAGRALLEASGGINLDQMRAIAATGVDRISLGKLTKDVIAVDFSMRILG from the coding sequence ATGTTTGATCACAACGAAACCTTAGAACAAGCTCGTCAACGCAATATTCATGATGCCTTAATGGAAGATATTGGCGTTTGCGACTGGACCGCCAAACTCGTTCCAAATAAACCCGTACAAGCACAATTAATTGTTCGACAAGATGCTGTTCTATGTGGCGTTGATTGGTTTGAGGGCACCTTAAGAAGACTTGATCCTAAGGCAAAAATCACATGGCACTACATTGAGGGTGACTTCATGCAGGCCGATAGCAAAGTTTGCGACATTAATGCTGACTCGCAAGCGCTTTTGTCAGCAGAGCGTACTTGCATTAATTTTTTACAAACCCTATCTTGGACTGCGACCATTACTCGTCAATACGTAGAGGCAATCTCGGGCGCCAGCCCTAATGCAAAAGGTTGCGCTGTACTAGATACTCGCAAAACCATTCCTGGATTACGCCAAGCCCAAAAATATGCAGTACGTATTGGCGGAGGTCAAAACCAACGCCTAGCCTTGTGGCACGGCATTTTGATTAAAGAGAATCACATTGCAGCTGCTGGCAGCGTGACTGCTGCACTTAAGAATGCACTAGCCCTAAATTCCGGCGTAGATATTCAAATTGAAGTGGAAAATTTTTCCGAGCTAGAGGAAGCGCTAGCTGCAGGTGCAAAAAGTATATTGATTGATAACTTCACAACTGATCAGATGAAAGAAGCAGTGGCTATCGCTGCTGGCCGCGCCTTACTGGAAGCCTCTGGTGGCATTAACTTAGATCAAATGCGAGCAATTGCAGCCACAGGCGTTGATCGTATCTCCCTTGGAAAACTGACCAAAGATGTTATCGCAGTAGATTTCTCGATGAGAATTCTAGGCTAG
- the nadB gene encoding L-aspartate oxidase produces the protein MASFNSSTQAQSTQNELPVLIIGAGLAGLTVALHMAENQPVILMAKRGLGEAATAWAQGGIVGVVDKEHDSIDAHVADTLNAGAGLVVESTARYIAEESAQAIKWLVEQGVPFTEDKSGPMGLHLTREGGHSHRRIAHAADATGKAIHEVLLDKAKAHKNIQILEHWIALDLITNRQLDLKTQRTQPNRCYGVYALDIKNNRVETIAAKSVVLATGGVGKVYRYTSNPDTATGDGIAMAWRAGCRVGNMEFIQFHPTCLYHPSDRTFLITEAMRGEGGLLKLPDGTRFMPAHDDRKELAPRDIVARAIDFEMKKHGLDYVHLDATHLGEAFIKEHFPMIYARCLSLGLDITKEPIPVVPAAHYTCGGVVTDLKGRTDLPGLYAVGEATYTGLHGANRLASNSLLECVVIGKAAAEDISALKTLAMPELPLWDESQVEDADEQVVISHNWDELRSLMWNYVGIVRTNRRLERALHRIKLLRYEVQEYYANFKVTRDLIELRNLLECAELIVRSALMRRESRGLHYSRDYPGTWAVSYPTILTPQVESVENLQEG, from the coding sequence ATGGCCAGTTTTAATTCTTCAACTCAAGCTCAAAGTACTCAAAATGAGTTGCCCGTTCTTATTATTGGGGCAGGTCTTGCGGGTTTAACCGTGGCTTTGCATATGGCAGAGAATCAGCCTGTCATTTTGATGGCAAAGCGTGGTTTAGGGGAGGCAGCAACAGCTTGGGCTCAAGGAGGTATTGTTGGCGTTGTCGATAAAGAGCATGACAGTATTGATGCTCACGTTGCTGATACCTTAAATGCTGGTGCTGGCTTGGTTGTCGAATCTACCGCGCGCTATATCGCTGAGGAGAGTGCGCAGGCGATTAAATGGTTGGTTGAACAGGGTGTGCCATTTACTGAAGATAAATCAGGACCGATGGGCTTGCATTTGACGCGTGAGGGTGGACACAGCCATCGACGCATTGCCCATGCTGCAGATGCAACAGGAAAAGCGATTCATGAAGTATTGCTTGATAAAGCAAAAGCTCACAAAAACATCCAGATTTTGGAGCATTGGATCGCCCTAGATCTCATCACCAATCGACAATTGGATCTAAAAACCCAGCGAACTCAACCCAATCGCTGTTATGGTGTCTATGCTCTCGATATTAAAAATAATCGCGTTGAGACGATTGCCGCAAAGTCAGTAGTACTTGCTACTGGAGGGGTTGGTAAGGTATATCGTTACACCAGCAATCCAGATACTGCGACAGGTGATGGTATTGCGATGGCATGGCGAGCAGGTTGTCGTGTAGGCAATATGGAATTTATTCAGTTTCATCCAACATGTTTGTATCACCCTAGCGACCGCACATTTCTCATTACTGAAGCCATGCGTGGTGAAGGCGGGTTGCTAAAACTGCCTGATGGTACGCGTTTTATGCCAGCACATGATGATCGCAAAGAGTTGGCACCGCGTGATATTGTGGCTCGCGCTATTGACTTTGAGATGAAAAAACACGGATTAGATTATGTGCATCTAGATGCAACGCATTTGGGTGAGGCATTTATCAAAGAGCATTTTCCAATGATCTATGCGCGTTGTTTAAGTCTTGGGTTGGATATCACCAAAGAGCCGATTCCTGTTGTGCCAGCTGCTCACTATACCTGCGGTGGTGTAGTTACTGACCTAAAGGGGCGCACGGATTTGCCTGGGCTTTATGCAGTAGGCGAGGCAACCTATACCGGCCTTCATGGAGCGAATCGACTTGCAAGTAATTCGCTTTTGGAGTGCGTGGTGATTGGTAAGGCTGCAGCCGAAGATATTTCGGCGCTCAAAACTTTGGCGATGCCAGAATTACCGCTTTGGGACGAGAGTCAAGTTGAAGATGCTGATGAGCAGGTTGTGATTTCTCACAATTGGGATGAATTGCGCTCATTGATGTGGAACTATGTTGGTATCGTACGAACCAATCGAAGATTAGAGCGTGCCTTGCATCGCATTAAGTTATTGCGTTATGAAGTGCAAGAGTATTACGCTAACTTTAAAGTGACACGGGATTTGATAGAGTTGCGTAACTTGCTTGAATGCGCTGAATTGATTGTGCGATCAGCCCTGATGCGTCGAGAGAGTAGGGGTCTTCATTACAGTCGTGACTATCCAGGTACTTGGGCAGTGTCATACCCTACGATTTTGACCCCTCAGGTTGAGAGCGTGGAAAATTTGCAAGAAGGTTAA
- the pgi gene encoding glucose-6-phosphate isomerase produces the protein MSSKPMQIAKDLPTTSHAAADIVLDTAYQNISELEWQELFSFAKKSRLPEFITDLFSGKHVNQSEDRPALHSALRNLSKTPVILDGQDVMPSVTKVWQRMDALCNQWVGVTDVIHIGIGGSDFGPRLTIEALAHVSNIESRGMRMHFLANIDTAELARILTHALPHSTRVIIVSKSFTTLETTMNAKAVVAWLKNSGLTQSQINKVLFAVTANISVAKSFGIDEEHIFPFWDWVGGRYSVWSAVGLPIALQYGFKTFEEFLAGAHAMDLHFRNSPLEDNLPVIMALALLHQQEKYDIKSYAAIPYADALDWFPKWLQQLDMESNGKSIGKDGKPVKHSSPVVFGSAGSNAQHSYFQLFHQGPEVIPIDFIAVRKPMSNRPEATAHHRILLSNCLAQAQALAHGKHANNPNDVYPGKRPSNLLLLPELNAYYLGALLALYENRAATLGALWNINSFDQPGVEYGKILAKPIEKALDSGSQHIDASDSIDAVTAARINLLNS, from the coding sequence ATGTCTTCAAAGCCCATGCAAATAGCGAAAGATCTACCGACTACCTCTCACGCGGCTGCGGACATCGTTTTAGATACCGCATATCAAAATATCAGCGAACTTGAGTGGCAAGAGCTATTTTCATTTGCAAAAAAATCTCGCCTACCTGAATTCATTACAGACCTATTCAGCGGCAAACACGTCAATCAAAGTGAAGATCGTCCTGCACTTCATTCTGCCTTGCGTAATCTCTCCAAAACACCAGTCATTTTAGATGGTCAAGATGTCATGCCATCCGTCACCAAAGTCTGGCAACGGATGGATGCCTTATGCAATCAGTGGGTTGGCGTAACAGATGTCATTCACATTGGCATTGGCGGCTCTGACTTTGGGCCTCGTTTGACAATTGAAGCTTTGGCTCACGTATCTAATATCGAGAGTCGTGGAATGCGCATGCACTTCTTAGCCAATATTGATACCGCTGAATTAGCCCGCATCCTTACCCACGCACTTCCACATAGCACGCGGGTCATCATCGTCTCTAAGTCATTCACTACTTTAGAAACCACCATGAATGCAAAAGCCGTAGTAGCTTGGCTTAAAAACAGTGGGCTAACACAAAGTCAGATTAACAAAGTCTTATTCGCGGTTACCGCCAATATCTCGGTCGCTAAATCTTTTGGCATTGATGAAGAGCATATATTCCCATTTTGGGATTGGGTTGGCGGCCGTTACTCAGTTTGGTCTGCTGTTGGTTTACCCATCGCATTGCAATATGGATTCAAAACTTTTGAGGAATTCTTAGCGGGTGCGCATGCAATGGATTTGCATTTTAGAAATTCGCCTTTAGAAGATAACCTTCCGGTCATTATGGCGCTTGCGCTTTTGCATCAACAAGAAAAATACGACATTAAATCTTACGCTGCAATTCCGTATGCAGATGCACTAGATTGGTTTCCAAAATGGTTGCAGCAACTCGATATGGAGAGTAACGGCAAGAGTATTGGCAAAGATGGCAAGCCTGTTAAGCACTCATCACCAGTGGTTTTTGGCAGTGCTGGCAGTAATGCGCAGCACTCTTATTTTCAGCTATTTCACCAGGGCCCTGAGGTAATTCCGATTGACTTCATTGCGGTTCGCAAACCGATGAGCAATAGACCAGAAGCTACTGCACATCATCGTATTTTGCTTTCAAACTGCTTAGCGCAAGCTCAGGCTTTAGCCCATGGCAAGCATGCCAACAATCCAAATGATGTTTATCCTGGAAAGCGCCCTAGCAATTTATTGCTATTACCTGAACTCAATGCTTATTACTTAGGCGCGCTTCTTGCTCTTTACGAAAACCGCGCCGCGACATTAGGCGCACTTTGGAATATCAACAGTTTTGATCAACCGGGTGTAGAGTACGGCAAAATTTTGGCAAAGCCAATTGAAAAGGCACTTGATAGCGGTTCTCAACATATTGATGCAAGCGATAGCATCGATGCCGTTACTGCTGCACGTATTAATTTATTAAATTCTTAG
- a CDS encoding NAD(P)/FAD-dependent oxidoreductase — protein sequence MEQVDCVVIGAGVVGLAVAREMALQGRETILLERENAFGTISSARNSEVIHAGIYYPKDSLKAKLCVQGNHLLYEYCRDHQVATQPYGKLIVASDEAQIDDLRAILYKAQNNGVPEIKFISGEEAKALEPNLKCSAAILSSTTGIVDSHGYMLSLLGGFEDAGGMVAYQSPLISAKPIGDKAQNGYLLEVGGADGMQIQTQLLINCAGISAPAVAQKIEGLSKEQIPKAYFAKGNYFSLSGKSPFNHLIYPIPEPGGLGVHLTLDMGGQAKFGPDVEWLNIDLEDQIDYTVDPKRGDGFYEAVRRYWPGLKDGSLQPDYSGVRAKIVPPNSPAGDFCFSTPQEHKMQGLYNLYGFESPGLTSSLAIARYLEAQIKSSL from the coding sequence ATGGAGCAGGTGGATTGCGTCGTCATTGGCGCTGGCGTAGTGGGTTTGGCCGTTGCCAGGGAGATGGCATTGCAAGGTCGCGAAACCATTTTGCTCGAACGAGAGAATGCCTTCGGCACGATTAGTAGCGCCAGAAATAGCGAAGTCATTCACGCTGGTATTTATTACCCAAAAGATTCTCTTAAAGCCAAGCTTTGCGTGCAAGGCAATCATCTCTTATATGAATATTGTCGTGACCATCAAGTTGCCACCCAGCCTTATGGCAAATTGATTGTTGCCAGCGATGAGGCGCAGATAGATGATTTGCGAGCTATTTTGTATAAAGCCCAAAACAATGGTGTTCCTGAGATTAAATTCATTTCAGGGGAAGAGGCTAAGGCTCTAGAGCCAAATCTCAAATGCTCCGCCGCAATTTTGTCATCAACCACTGGGATTGTTGATAGCCACGGCTATATGCTCTCTTTATTAGGTGGATTTGAGGATGCGGGTGGTATGGTGGCTTATCAATCACCACTGATTAGTGCAAAGCCTATTGGAGACAAAGCACAAAACGGTTACCTATTAGAGGTTGGTGGAGCTGATGGCATGCAAATTCAAACTCAGCTGCTAATCAACTGCGCTGGCATAAGTGCGCCAGCGGTTGCGCAAAAAATTGAGGGTTTATCAAAAGAGCAAATACCCAAAGCCTATTTTGCAAAAGGAAATTATTTTTCCCTTTCTGGAAAATCACCATTTAATCATTTAATTTACCCAATTCCAGAACCCGGCGGATTGGGTGTGCATTTAACCTTAGATATGGGTGGTCAAGCCAAGTTTGGGCCAGATGTTGAGTGGCTCAACATTGATCTAGAAGATCAAATTGATTACACCGTGGACCCAAAGCGCGGCGATGGTTTCTATGAAGCGGTAAGGCGCTATTGGCCCGGTTTAAAAGATGGTTCTTTGCAGCCAGATTATTCAGGAGTGAGGGCCAAAATTGTTCCGCCCAACTCCCCGGCTGGAGATTTTTGCTTCAGCACCCCCCAGGAGCACAAAATGCAGGGGCTCTATAACCTATATGGCTTTGAGTCCCCAGGACTTACCTCTAGTCTTGCCATAGCAAGGTATTTAGAGGCTCAAATCAAAAGTTCTTTATAA
- a CDS encoding HAMP domain-containing sensor histidine kinase gives MYDSGMKLLLALYFFILAVIQMGLFFGIYHYYRSQYRVKTSPYWLGSLLASVLALFIFGSGILVIDDIANPQFNFTIGNTLFYVAAALQGLFCLSLNKPVSRFLKVSFVVSTIAFFIVFEWMRGACTFEIRTAFMCIIASIFYIWQILEIKQKRREEPSSQLAYMQYASSAELFFALGRLFIVVASSFTIRQVEQIPQILILFTITQLVMNTLSYIAIGGYWSEKIAFANAESRHENEEIKSLLQEREALIGSLLKANKTASTGALSASIAHELNQPLGASSLNIQFLQKKLTQGDLSLDTHKEILETLLADNQRAANIIRSLRSIFSEGDATNTEIEMGDLISSVLSIAKPEIHSKNIQAVLNIEPSLALNADSSEIQQLLLNLINNAIQALVAANRAHKQLAITALKDGDEIEVSIADNADGIPLEAQSHLFELLATNKQTGMGLGLWLCKHIVTRHGGSIRFEPNEGGGAKFIFRLPIYPRGG, from the coding sequence ATGTACGATAGCGGTATGAAACTATTGCTAGCCCTCTATTTTTTTATTCTGGCCGTTATTCAGATGGGCTTGTTTTTTGGTATTTACCACTACTATCGATCGCAATATAGAGTTAAGACAAGCCCTTATTGGTTAGGTTCTTTGTTAGCAAGTGTGCTAGCACTATTTATTTTTGGTAGCGGTATTTTGGTAATTGATGATATCGCCAATCCTCAATTCAACTTCACCATTGGCAATACTTTGTTTTACGTTGCTGCCGCTTTACAGGGTCTATTTTGTTTATCTTTAAATAAACCTGTCTCCCGATTTCTTAAGGTCAGCTTTGTTGTTTCTACGATTGCATTTTTTATTGTTTTTGAATGGATGCGTGGCGCATGTACGTTTGAAATCCGCACAGCTTTCATGTGCATCATTGCCAGTATTTTTTACATATGGCAAATATTAGAAATCAAACAAAAAAGAAGAGAAGAGCCATCAAGTCAGCTGGCATATATGCAGTATGCGAGTTCTGCAGAATTATTTTTTGCACTCGGACGCCTATTTATCGTAGTTGCATCCTCTTTTACTATTCGCCAAGTTGAGCAGATTCCGCAAATCTTGATTTTATTTACCATTACTCAGTTGGTAATGAATACGCTCTCATACATAGCCATAGGTGGATATTGGTCTGAAAAGATTGCCTTTGCCAATGCCGAGTCTCGGCATGAAAACGAGGAGATTAAGAGTCTGCTTCAAGAAAGAGAGGCTCTCATAGGTTCTTTATTAAAGGCTAACAAAACTGCAAGTACTGGAGCCTTATCGGCATCGATTGCTCATGAATTGAATCAACCGCTGGGGGCATCCAGCTTGAATATTCAATTCTTACAAAAGAAATTAACTCAAGGTGATTTAAGTTTAGATACTCATAAGGAAATTTTGGAAACCTTGCTTGCTGATAATCAACGTGCCGCCAATATTATTCGTTCATTGCGATCAATTTTCTCAGAGGGTGATGCCACAAACACCGAGATAGAAATGGGTGATTTAATTAGCTCAGTGTTGAGTATTGCTAAACCAGAAATACACTCAAAAAACATTCAAGCTGTTCTGAATATTGAACCGAGTTTGGCATTGAATGCTGACTCAAGTGAAATTCAACAGTTATTACTGAATTTGATTAATAACGCCATACAGGCTTTAGTTGCCGCGAATCGAGCTCACAAGCAATTGGCGATTACAGCATTAAAAGATGGTGATGAAATAGAGGTTTCTATTGCGGACAATGCCGATGGCATTCCTCTTGAGGCTCAGAGCCATCTATTTGAGTTGCTTGCTACTAACAAGCAAACAGGCATGGGTTTAGGATTGTGGTTGTGTAAACATATCGTTACTAGACATGGCGGCTCTATCCGTTTTGAGCCAAACGAAGGTGGCGGCGCAAAGTTTATTTTTCGCTTACCGATTTATCCTCGGGGTGGTTAA
- a CDS encoding phosphomannomutase/phosphoglucomutase, with amino-acid sequence MELSPSIFKAYDIRGIIDQTLDPSIAKLIGQAFGTEMRELGETEIVIGRDGRLSGPSLIDALTEGLLSTGVHVIDLGMVATPMVYFGANQVLNGKSPKSGIMITGSHNPPNYNGFKMVLGGAAIYGDQIQALRKRIEAKQFAAGHGARTTFDIFPMYLERIVSDVKLARPMKIAVDCGNGVGGAFAGKLFTALGCEVQELFCEVDGKFPNHHPDPAHLENLQDLIKNLQTTDNELGLAFDGDADRLGVVTKDGQVIFPDRQMMLFAEDVLSRNPGGQIIYDVKCTRNLANWVTQHGGEPLMWKTGHSLVKAKLKETGAPLAGEMSGHIFFKDRWFGFDDGLYTGARLLEILSKVKDPSKILNDLPNAICTPELQLACAEGEPFELLEVIKANATFPTSQSINTIDGVRVEYADGFGLARPSNTTPVVVMRFEADNEEAIARIQGEFKAALLAAKPDAKLPF; translated from the coding sequence ATGGAACTCTCCCCTTCAATCTTCAAGGCTTACGATATTCGCGGAATCATCGACCAAACTTTAGATCCATCGATTGCCAAGCTAATAGGCCAGGCCTTTGGCACTGAGATGCGCGAACTTGGTGAAACAGAGATTGTGATTGGTCGGGATGGTCGCCTCTCTGGACCTAGCTTGATTGATGCCCTAACAGAGGGGCTACTTTCAACTGGAGTTCATGTGATCGATTTGGGAATGGTCGCCACGCCCATGGTCTACTTTGGCGCTAATCAAGTACTCAATGGTAAATCCCCCAAATCAGGAATCATGATTACGGGAAGTCATAATCCACCCAATTACAACGGCTTTAAGATGGTTCTGGGTGGCGCAGCAATTTACGGCGATCAAATTCAAGCTCTCCGCAAGCGTATTGAAGCTAAACAATTTGCTGCCGGTCATGGCGCTCGCACTACTTTTGACATCTTTCCAATGTACTTAGAGCGCATTGTCAGCGATGTGAAATTAGCCCGCCCTATGAAAATTGCCGTGGACTGTGGCAATGGTGTAGGTGGCGCTTTCGCTGGCAAGTTATTTACAGCGCTCGGGTGTGAAGTGCAAGAGCTCTTTTGCGAAGTGGATGGAAAATTTCCCAACCACCATCCGGACCCAGCGCACCTTGAGAATCTTCAAGATCTCATCAAAAATCTTCAGACCACTGACAATGAGCTGGGGCTTGCGTTTGATGGTGATGCTGACAGATTGGGAGTGGTCACTAAAGATGGTCAAGTTATATTCCCTGATCGTCAGATGATGCTATTTGCTGAAGATGTTCTATCGCGAAATCCTGGTGGTCAGATTATTTATGATGTCAAATGCACCCGCAACCTCGCCAATTGGGTGACGCAACATGGGGGCGAGCCTTTGATGTGGAAAACCGGGCACTCTTTAGTGAAAGCAAAACTCAAAGAAACTGGTGCCCCTCTTGCTGGTGAAATGTCTGGGCATATTTTCTTTAAAGATCGTTGGTTTGGTTTTGATGATGGCCTTTATACAGGCGCACGTTTGCTAGAGATCCTCTCAAAGGTAAAAGACCCAAGCAAAATATTGAATGACCTACCAAACGCTATCTGCACTCCGGAATTGCAACTGGCCTGTGCTGAAGGTGAGCCATTTGAATTGCTTGAAGTTATTAAAGCCAATGCCACATTCCCCACTTCTCAATCGATTAATACGATTGATGGTGTGCGTGTTGAATATGCTGATGGTTTTGGTCTAGCCAGACCATCCAATACAACCCCTGTAGTAGTGATGCGCTTTGAGGCGGACAATGAAGAAGCGATTGCACGTATTCAAGGGGAATTTAAAGCCGCATTACTTGCAGCCAAACCAGATGCAAAATTGCCGTTTTAG
- a CDS encoding transporter produces MKRYIPASLNGLASLLFLALWCGSAYGVDLQPNDIVAPLPNKNYLSLSYQNSQNTTFYKNGSVVTTRPYGNPVIDTNAAFARVSTTYEIASLPGVSYVQLPYGSITTAGSLSPYAGDTGFGDISLATAIWPYSNRESRTYLGVAGYFLMPTSKYSNQTVFNVGENRYKSDIQMGFQRPIVDSVDAAIAVDTMWYGGNSQCAALCGSTTNQSLTQKPLTTIQVGPIYKINQIYTVAVTYFYVAGGATLINNQYQNNVINTQRYLLSGQAHTPIGRFSLQYGRDMEIKNGFMQSRLLLARYSVEF; encoded by the coding sequence ATGAAGCGATATATTCCCGCATCTCTAAATGGCCTTGCATCACTGCTATTCTTGGCTTTGTGGTGCGGTAGCGCCTATGGCGTTGATCTTCAACCCAACGACATCGTTGCGCCATTGCCTAATAAGAATTATTTAAGTCTGTCTTATCAAAATAGCCAGAACACTACTTTTTATAAGAATGGCTCAGTAGTGACTACTAGGCCATATGGCAACCCCGTCATTGATACTAATGCTGCATTCGCCAGAGTTTCTACCACCTATGAAATTGCTAGCCTTCCAGGCGTCTCTTATGTACAGCTTCCCTACGGCAGCATTACTACCGCAGGCTCATTAAGCCCTTATGCAGGTGATACTGGGTTTGGCGATATTTCACTTGCCACCGCAATTTGGCCCTACTCTAATCGGGAGTCAAGAACCTATCTTGGTGTCGCAGGTTACTTTTTAATGCCAACCAGTAAATATTCAAACCAAACTGTATTTAATGTTGGTGAAAATCGCTATAAATCAGACATACAAATGGGATTTCAGAGACCTATCGTAGATAGTGTTGATGCTGCCATAGCGGTTGATACCATGTGGTACGGTGGTAATAGTCAGTGTGCCGCCTTATGCGGATCTACAACCAATCAGTCGCTTACTCAAAAACCTTTGACAACGATTCAGGTTGGACCAATCTACAAGATCAACCAAATCTACACCGTTGCTGTGACGTATTTTTATGTAGCTGGGGGTGCCACCTTGATCAACAATCAATATCAAAACAATGTGATCAATACTCAACGTTATCTACTTAGCGGTCAAGCACACACACCAATTGGCAGATTCTCATTGCAATATGGTCGTGACATGGAAATCAAAAATGGCTTTATGCAATCAAGACTTCTTCTTGCACGATACTCGGTTGAATTTTGA